Proteins encoded together in one Coffea arabica cultivar ET-39 chromosome 2c, Coffea Arabica ET-39 HiFi, whole genome shotgun sequence window:
- the LOC113727767 gene encoding uncharacterized protein isoform X1: MTMDERVEDLQNRDETQKAWSISAHAFSDLSHVSPLMFLYLLKESYTCGELKASAKFRRLKDQVLQVLHNGPKPGPAIFVAQCLYILPLFDTYRNGFSHLIISALHHFLKSGTTQEDKLEAKLLAAKLFLLRVQYSLVHDEKVLVKILEVFDVSLTDIEIGMQDLDAKGDVSPDTAKVLIEQYVSKLIESESFMTAISLLERFSIQWSGEPFLLQMIQCNKFRAAERWATFMGKPMLQVLVQEYVKQKQLKPAYDVIKENNLCQEFPEVCQQYKESLLKKLAEHGCWDNAEAKAKGNRQYLEYVVYLAMEAGYVEKVEELCTKYSLEGFENVKKTEANLRKSCYLHLDDLCIEDVVWVDEVDGLRDATFHLEEFKVVGLDSEWKPNYEKGSAPNKVSIMQIASETKVYILDLIKLYDSDPDSLNQCLSRILHSSRILKLGYNFQCDIKQLAYSYQDLQCFEHYEMLLDIQNVFKEHRGGLSGLAEKVLGRGLNKTRRNSNWEKRPLSIYQLEYAALDAAVLLHIFRHVRDHVQPAAVANEHSKIEWKSYIVSHKDKVGRIKKRS; encoded by the exons ATGACGATGGATGAAAGGGTTGAAGATCTGCAGAATCGAGATGAAACTCAAAAAGCATGGTCGATATCTGCACATGCCTTTTCCGATTTATCACATGTCTCACCATTGATGTTTCTGTACCTTCTAAAAGAATCATACACATGCG GTGAACTAAAAGCATCTGCCAAGTTCCGTAGACTTAAAGATCAAGTCCTTCAGGTCCTACACAATGGTCCCAAACCTGGACCAGCCATTTTTGTCGCTCAGTGTCTGTACATTTTGCCCCTATTTGATACATATCGCAACGGATTCAGTCACTTGATAATATCTGCTCTTCATCACTTTTTGAAATCGGGAACCACTCAAGAAGACAAACTAGAAGCAAAACTGCTAGCTGCCAAATTATTCCTGCTTAGAGTTCAATACAGTCTGGTTCATGATGAAAAGGTTTTAGTAAAGATCCTTGAAGTATTTGATGTAAGTTTGACAGATATAGAGATAGGCATGCAAGATCTGGATGCAAAAGGTGACGTTAGTCCAGACACAGCAAAAGTACTTATCGAGCAGTATGTATCCAAGCTGATAGAATCTGAGTCATTTATGACAgcaatttctttattagaacGCTTCTCCATTCAATGGTCTGGAGAGCCTTTCCTACTACAGATGATTCAATGTAATAAATTTAGAGCAGCAGAAAGGTGGGCTACATTTATGGGAAAACCAATGCTGCAAGTGCTTGTACAGGAATATGTTAAGCAAAAACAACTAAAGCCTGCTTATGATGTTATAAAGGAAAACAATCTTTGCCAGGAATTTCCAGAAGTGTGTCAACAATATAAAGAAAG CTTGCTAAAGAAGCTAGCAGAACATGGCTGCTGGGACAATGCAGAGGCAAAGGCGAAAGGCAATAGACAATATTTGGAGTATGTG gTATATTTGGCAATGGAAGCAGGCTACGTAGAGAAAGTTGAGGAACTCTGCACGAAATACTCACTTGAAGGTTTCGAGAATGTCAAAA AGACTGAAGCAAATCTCAGAAAGAGTTGCTACCTGCATCTTGACGACTTGTGCATCGAGGATGTAGTGTGGGTTGATGAAGTAGATGGTTTGCGTGATGCTACATTCCACCTTGAGGAATTTAAAGTTGTTGGCCTTGATTCTGAATGGAAGCCCAATTATGAAAAGGGCAGTGCACCAAATAAG gtctCTATCATGCAAATTGCTTCGGAAACCAAAGTCTATATACTTGACCTGATAAAGTTATATGACAGTGATCCTGATAGTTTAAATCAATGTCTAAGCCGAATATTGCATTCTTCCAGGATTCTGAAACTTG GCTACAATTTTCAGTGTGACATCAAGCAGCTTGCTTACTCTTATCAAGATTTGCAGTGCTTTGAGCACTATGAGATGCTGCTTGATATTCAGAATGTGTTCAAGGAACACCGTGGTGGTCTCTCTGGTCTAGCAGAG AAAGTACTGGGACGAGGCTTAAACAAAACGAGACGAAATAGCAACTGGGAGAAGAGACCTTTAAGCATTTATCAG TTAGAGTATGCTGCTCTTGATGCTGCAGTTCTCCTCCACATTTTCCGGCACGTTCGTGACCATGTACAGCCTGCAGCTGTTGCTAATGAACACAGCAAAATTGAGTGGAAATCTTACATT GTTTCGCACAAGGACAAAGTTGGAAGAATCAAGAAAAGGAGCTAA
- the LOC113727767 gene encoding uncharacterized protein isoform X2 produces MTMDERVEDLQNRDETQKAWSISAHAFSDLSHVSPLMFLYLLKESYTCGELKASAKFRRLKDQVLQVLHNGPKPGPAIFVAQCLYILPLFDTYRNGFSHLIISALHHFLKSGTTQEDKLEAKLLAAKLFLLRVQYSLVHDEKVLVKILEVFDVSLTDIEIGMQDLDAKGDVSPDTAKVLIEQYVSKLIESESFMTAISLLERFSIQWSGEPFLLQMIQCNKFRAAERWATFMGKPMLQVLVQEYVKQKQLKPAYDVIKENNLCQEFPEVCQQYKESLLKKLAEHGCWDNAEAKAKGNRQYLEYVVYLAMEAGYVEKVEELCTKYSLEGFENVKKTEANLRKSCYLHLDDLCIEDVVWVDEVDGLRDATFHLEEFKVVGLDSEWKPNYEKGSAPNKVSIMQIASETKVYILDLIKLYDSDPDSLNQCLSRILHSSRILKLGYNFQCDIKQLAYSYQDLQCFEHYEMLLDIQNVFKEHRGGLSGLAEKVLGRGLNKTRRNSNWEKRPLSIYQLEYAALDAAVLLHIFRHVRDHVQPAAVANEHSKIEWKSYIVSTILSLAVLC; encoded by the exons ATGACGATGGATGAAAGGGTTGAAGATCTGCAGAATCGAGATGAAACTCAAAAAGCATGGTCGATATCTGCACATGCCTTTTCCGATTTATCACATGTCTCACCATTGATGTTTCTGTACCTTCTAAAAGAATCATACACATGCG GTGAACTAAAAGCATCTGCCAAGTTCCGTAGACTTAAAGATCAAGTCCTTCAGGTCCTACACAATGGTCCCAAACCTGGACCAGCCATTTTTGTCGCTCAGTGTCTGTACATTTTGCCCCTATTTGATACATATCGCAACGGATTCAGTCACTTGATAATATCTGCTCTTCATCACTTTTTGAAATCGGGAACCACTCAAGAAGACAAACTAGAAGCAAAACTGCTAGCTGCCAAATTATTCCTGCTTAGAGTTCAATACAGTCTGGTTCATGATGAAAAGGTTTTAGTAAAGATCCTTGAAGTATTTGATGTAAGTTTGACAGATATAGAGATAGGCATGCAAGATCTGGATGCAAAAGGTGACGTTAGTCCAGACACAGCAAAAGTACTTATCGAGCAGTATGTATCCAAGCTGATAGAATCTGAGTCATTTATGACAgcaatttctttattagaacGCTTCTCCATTCAATGGTCTGGAGAGCCTTTCCTACTACAGATGATTCAATGTAATAAATTTAGAGCAGCAGAAAGGTGGGCTACATTTATGGGAAAACCAATGCTGCAAGTGCTTGTACAGGAATATGTTAAGCAAAAACAACTAAAGCCTGCTTATGATGTTATAAAGGAAAACAATCTTTGCCAGGAATTTCCAGAAGTGTGTCAACAATATAAAGAAAG CTTGCTAAAGAAGCTAGCAGAACATGGCTGCTGGGACAATGCAGAGGCAAAGGCGAAAGGCAATAGACAATATTTGGAGTATGTG gTATATTTGGCAATGGAAGCAGGCTACGTAGAGAAAGTTGAGGAACTCTGCACGAAATACTCACTTGAAGGTTTCGAGAATGTCAAAA AGACTGAAGCAAATCTCAGAAAGAGTTGCTACCTGCATCTTGACGACTTGTGCATCGAGGATGTAGTGTGGGTTGATGAAGTAGATGGTTTGCGTGATGCTACATTCCACCTTGAGGAATTTAAAGTTGTTGGCCTTGATTCTGAATGGAAGCCCAATTATGAAAAGGGCAGTGCACCAAATAAG gtctCTATCATGCAAATTGCTTCGGAAACCAAAGTCTATATACTTGACCTGATAAAGTTATATGACAGTGATCCTGATAGTTTAAATCAATGTCTAAGCCGAATATTGCATTCTTCCAGGATTCTGAAACTTG GCTACAATTTTCAGTGTGACATCAAGCAGCTTGCTTACTCTTATCAAGATTTGCAGTGCTTTGAGCACTATGAGATGCTGCTTGATATTCAGAATGTGTTCAAGGAACACCGTGGTGGTCTCTCTGGTCTAGCAGAG AAAGTACTGGGACGAGGCTTAAACAAAACGAGACGAAATAGCAACTGGGAGAAGAGACCTTTAAGCATTTATCAG TTAGAGTATGCTGCTCTTGATGCTGCAGTTCTCCTCCACATTTTCCGGCACGTTCGTGACCATGTACAGCCTGCAGCTGTTGCTAATGAACACAGCAAAATTGAGTGGAAATCTTACATTGTAAGCACAATATTGTCCCTCGCCGTGCTGTGCTAG